The window CGCAAAAGGCATCAAGTTCTTTTGGGAAAAAAGAGAAAATCCCACAGAGCATAGGCTTATAGTTATCCCCACAACGAGCGGTACCGGTTCAGAAGTAAGCAGCGTTACCGTCATAGGGGATAGTGAAAAGGGAGTCAAGTATCCTTTAATGAGTGATTCCCTTCTGGCTGAAGCCGCAATACTTGATGCGAATCTAGTCGCTTCCGTTCCACCGAGAGTTACAGCCGATTCCGGAATAGATGCGCTTGGACATGCCGTTGAGGCATACGTATCCATAAATCACACAGACTTTTCAGACGCAATGGCAGAGAAGGCAATCGAGCTTATCTGCAAGTATTTGTTTAACGCATATACTCATCCAAATGACATGGAAGCCCGCCAAGCGGTTCACAATGCAGCGTGTATGGCAGGAGTTGCTTTCAACAACGCAGGGCTGGGGCTCACACATGCCATGGCTCACACTTTGGGCGGACGTTTTAATCTTCCGCACGGTCGCGCTATAGCAATTCTTCTTCCCTATGTAATGAACTTTAATGCAGGCTGTTCGACGTCTCTGACTTCTGCGGCCAATCGCTATGCGGAACTTGCAAGGATTCTTTATTTAGACGTTTCTGGAGTTAGACAGAGTGCTTTGA of the Synergistaceae bacterium genome contains:
- a CDS encoding iron-containing alcohol dehydrogenase → MTAFILGPKIYMGESNVPTVLSSTKKALVVTDKFMFDSGKVKYVTDYLDSINAEYKVFSDVFDEPDVDTVKAGLAVMASLDPDTIIAFGGGSPIDAAKGIKFFWEKRENPTEHRLIVIPTTSGTGSEVSSVTVIGDSEKGVKYPLMSDSLLAEAAILDANLVASVPPRVTADSGIDALGHAVEAYVSINHTDFSDAMAEKAIELICKYLFNAYTHPNDMEARQAVHNAACMAGVAFNNAGLGLTHAMAHTLGGRFNLPHGRAIAILLPYVMNFNAGCSTSLTSAANRYAELARILYLDVSGVRQSALSFIRSVRSLIFKLNIPTSIKDAGVSKEDFEAALDIMAADALADATIATNPVPCTKEDIINLYRSAYNGRF